A region of Cellulophaga sp. RHA19 DNA encodes the following proteins:
- a CDS encoding arsenate reductase family protein, with the protein MKKIYHLSTCDTCKRIIKELQPLDGFELQDIKTENITDTQLEEMYGLTGSYEALFSKRARLYKEKGLADKQLTEEDYKSLILEHYTFLKRPVILVGDAVFVGNSKKVVAAAKEKIQGE; encoded by the coding sequence ATGAAGAAAATATATCATTTAAGTACTTGTGACACTTGTAAAAGAATTATAAAGGAACTACAGCCTTTAGATGGTTTTGAATTACAAGATATAAAAACCGAAAACATAACAGATACTCAACTAGAGGAAATGTATGGTTTAACGGGGAGTTATGAAGCATTGTTTAGCAAAAGAGCACGTTTGTATAAAGAAAAAGGCCTTGCAGATAAACAATTAACAGAGGAAGATTATAAAAGCTTAATATTAGAACACTATACCTTTTTAAAACGACCAGTTATTTTGGTTGGTGATGCTGTATTTGTTGGCAATAGTAAAAAAGTTGTTGCTGCAGCTAAAGAAAAAATTCAGGGTGAGTAA
- a CDS encoding cystathionine gamma-synthase, translating to MGKSNLKFNSKTIHGGQEPDKAYGAVMPPIYQTSTYAQITPGQHKGYEYSRSANPTRTALEKSLASIENGNYGLAFGSGIAAIDAVIKLLSPGDEVISTSDLYGGSYRLFKQVYEKFGITFHFIDMANAKNIENYVNNNTKLIWVETPTNPMMNIIDIVAASKIAKKHNIPLAVDNTFATPYLQTPLDLGADIVMHSATKYLGGHSDVVMGALIVNDKELADKLYFIQKASGAICGPMDSFLVLRGIKTLHVRMQRHCENGKAIATYLAKHPKVENVFWPGFDTHPNYEIAKSQMKDFGGMLSFVPKGANYKDAIKIVEKLEIFTLAESLGGVESLAGHPASMTHASIPKEDREKSGIVDSLIRLSVGIEDENDLINDLEQAIG from the coding sequence GTGGGCAAAAGTAACTTAAAATTTAACAGCAAAACTATTCACGGAGGTCAAGAACCAGATAAGGCTTACGGAGCTGTTATGCCACCCATTTATCAAACTTCTACATACGCACAAATTACACCTGGCCAACATAAAGGATATGAATATTCTAGAAGTGCCAACCCTACTAGAACAGCCTTAGAAAAATCTTTAGCCAGTATTGAAAACGGAAATTATGGACTAGCATTTGGGAGCGGTATTGCTGCTATAGATGCCGTTATTAAACTTTTAAGTCCTGGCGACGAGGTTATTTCTACAAGCGATTTATATGGCGGCAGCTATCGTTTATTTAAACAGGTTTATGAAAAATTTGGCATTACATTTCATTTTATTGATATGGCCAATGCTAAAAACATAGAAAACTACGTTAACAATAATACAAAACTTATTTGGGTAGAAACACCAACAAACCCAATGATGAATATTATTGACATTGTTGCAGCAAGTAAAATAGCAAAAAAACACAATATACCTTTAGCAGTAGATAACACTTTTGCCACTCCTTATTTGCAAACACCTTTAGATTTAGGTGCAGATATAGTTATGCACTCTGCCACAAAATATTTAGGCGGACATAGTGATGTTGTTATGGGGGCTTTAATTGTTAACGATAAAGAATTAGCAGACAAACTATATTTTATACAAAAAGCTAGTGGTGCAATTTGCGGGCCTATGGATAGTTTTTTGGTATTAAGAGGTATAAAAACATTACATGTTAGAATGCAACGCCATTGTGAAAATGGGAAAGCAATAGCAACATATTTAGCTAAGCACCCTAAGGTAGAGAACGTATTTTGGCCTGGTTTTGATACTCACCCTAATTATGAAATAGCAAAAAGTCAAATGAAAGATTTTGGAGGTATGCTATCTTTTGTACCAAAAGGAGCTAATTATAAAGATGCCATTAAAATAGTCGAAAAATTAGAGATTTTTACATTAGCTGAGTCTTTAGGTGGCGTGGAGAGTTTGGCTGGTCACCCAGCAAGTATGACGCATGCAAGTATACCTAAAGAAGACAGAGAAAAAAGCGGAATTGTAGATTCTTTAATACGACTTAGTGTAGGTATAGAAGATGAAAACGACCTAATTAATGACCTAGAACAAGCGATAGGATAA
- a CDS encoding acyl-CoA thioesterase, which yields MYLKEFEIRWSDIDANWHLANSAYVNYMSQTRMGFLMELGFNQKSMADNKIGPVVFYEHIYYFKEAFFGKPVKVSLELMGLSEDGKFFKFHHNFFDSKGRNFAHCEILGAWINLQTRSLTGLPEEFMNAFSKVEKADDFKILTKEDTRKFAKVPKDLPL from the coding sequence ATGTACTTAAAAGAGTTTGAAATTAGATGGAGTGATATTGATGCTAACTGGCACTTAGCCAATTCTGCTTATGTAAATTATATGAGCCAAACTAGAATGGGCTTTTTAATGGAATTGGGTTTTAACCAGAAATCTATGGCCGATAACAAAATAGGACCTGTTGTTTTTTATGAACACATCTATTATTTTAAAGAAGCTTTTTTTGGTAAACCAGTAAAAGTATCTTTAGAATTAATGGGGTTAAGTGAAGATGGAAAATTTTTTAAATTTCATCATAATTTTTTTGATTCTAAAGGAAGGAATTTTGCTCATTGCGAAATACTAGGCGCTTGGATAAACTTACAAACAAGAAGCTTAACAGGCTTACCTGAAGAGTTTATGAATGCTTTTTCTAAAGTTGAAAAAGCTGATGATTTTAAAATACTTACAAAAGAAGACACACGTAAATTTGCAAAGGTTCCTAAAGATTTACCACTTTAG
- a CDS encoding c-type cytochrome, whose protein sequence is MKKLLLILVAGVFMASCGDKKEDKKSDGFEMNRTKKEDKTAEKQEGVPVDMDNKGVGPIKSVDLSAEVDAEMAANGESIFNSKCVACHATDMRLIGPAVKGVLDRRSPEWVMNMILNPEGMLKEDPIAKALYKEYNNALMTNQGLTEEEARAITEYFRTL, encoded by the coding sequence ATGAAAAAATTACTTTTAATCTTAGTTGCAGGCGTATTTATGGCGAGTTGTGGCGACAAAAAAGAGGATAAAAAATCCGATGGTTTTGAAATGAACAGAACCAAAAAAGAAGATAAAACAGCAGAAAAACAAGAAGGTGTTCCTGTAGATATGGACAACAAAGGTGTTGGTCCTATTAAATCTGTAGATTTAAGCGCAGAAGTAGATGCAGAAATGGCGGCAAATGGCGAGTCTATTTTTAACTCTAAATGTGTGGCTTGCCACGCAACAGATATGCGTTTAATTGGTCCTGCTGTAAAAGGTGTTTTAGATCGTAGAAGCCCAGAGTGGGTTATGAATATGATTTTAAACCCTGAGGGGATGTTAAAAGAAGATCCTATAGCAAAAGCATTATATAAGGAATACAATAATGCTTTAATGACTAATCAAGGTTTAACAGAAGAAGAAGCAAGAGCTATAACTGAGTATTTCAGGACGTTATAA
- a CDS encoding aldo/keto reductase gives MKYTKLPHSNLEVSEICLGTMTWGRQNNIEEAFEQMNYALEQGVNFFDTAELYPVPAKAELYAETEKIIGKWFKETGNRDKVIIASKIAGKADFTKHIRTTGFQKEGLITAVENSLKRLQTDVIDLYQLHWPERQTNYFGQRGYEHKINDFWEDNIHQVLDTLGDLVNDGKIKHIGLSNETPWGTMRFLEESKVHRKLPRMSTIQNPYSLLNRTFEVGLAEISMREDIALIPYSPLGFGVLSGKYLGGLQPANARVTMFPNYNRYSGENAQKATQMYCDLAREHGLSLPQMALAYVNSRPFVKSTIIGATNLKQLEENIGSVNVKLTDEVLESIEAIHKQIPNPAP, from the coding sequence ATGAAATACACTAAACTACCACATTCTAATTTAGAGGTGAGTGAAATCTGCTTAGGTACAATGACTTGGGGCAGACAAAATAATATTGAAGAAGCATTTGAACAAATGAATTATGCTTTAGAACAAGGAGTCAATTTTTTTGACACAGCAGAATTATACCCTGTACCGGCAAAGGCAGAGTTATATGCAGAGACTGAAAAAATTATAGGGAAGTGGTTTAAAGAAACAGGTAACAGAGATAAAGTTATAATAGCTTCTAAAATTGCAGGTAAAGCAGATTTTACTAAACACATTAGAACAACTGGCTTTCAAAAAGAAGGGTTAATTACTGCGGTAGAGAACAGTTTAAAACGCCTACAAACAGATGTTATTGATTTGTATCAATTACATTGGCCAGAGCGCCAGACAAACTATTTTGGACAAAGAGGGTATGAGCATAAAATAAATGACTTTTGGGAAGATAATATTCATCAAGTATTAGATACTTTAGGAGATTTAGTAAATGACGGAAAAATAAAGCACATTGGCTTGTCTAATGAAACGCCTTGGGGAACAATGCGCTTTTTAGAAGAAAGTAAAGTACACAGAAAATTACCGCGTATGTCTACCATACAAAACCCTTATAGTTTGCTTAATAGAACTTTTGAAGTTGGCTTAGCAGAAATATCTATGAGAGAGGATATTGCTTTAATACCATATTCTCCACTAGGTTTTGGAGTATTAAGTGGTAAATATCTTGGTGGTTTGCAACCGGCAAATGCAAGGGTAACTATGTTTCCTAATTACAATAGATATAGTGGAGAAAATGCGCAGAAAGCAACACAAATGTATTGTGATTTAGCCCGTGAGCACGGTTTGTCTTTACCGCAAATGGCATTGGCATATGTAAACTCTAGGCCGTTTGTAAAAAGTACAATTATAGGAGCTACCAATTTAAAGCAACTAGAAGAAAATATTGGAAGCGTAAATGTAAAGTTAACCGATGAGGTTTTGGAAAGTATAGAGGCTATACATAAGCAAATACCAAACCCAGCTCCTTAA
- a CDS encoding outer membrane beta-barrel protein, with product MKKLLLITFLAIYGTSVAQENEIKRVIPKDTWSIGGGLNIGSSRTENFQVNQDDNTYSKGFSFGFTPKIGYTIANDLTVGLGIGMDYAKSEENYNDEESTNKSLGYIINPFIRKNFGAGKNLSLFLQAEGRYSLYERKDSNSDSYEDPQKKIFIGLRPGLNYFLSNKIALEATIGSLGYNYSSYKYRIDSFITKRESNTFNFDLSTSNINLGVLILL from the coding sequence ATGAAAAAATTATTACTTATTACCTTTTTAGCAATCTACGGAACAAGTGTTGCTCAAGAAAATGAAATCAAAAGAGTAATTCCTAAAGACACCTGGAGTATTGGTGGCGGTCTAAATATTGGCTCAAGCAGAACTGAAAACTTTCAAGTCAATCAAGACGACAACACGTACAGTAAGGGTTTTTCATTCGGTTTTACACCAAAAATTGGATACACTATAGCTAATGACTTAACTGTTGGATTAGGAATAGGAATGGACTATGCTAAATCTGAAGAGAATTATAACGATGAAGAGTCCACAAATAAAAGTCTAGGATATATAATTAACCCATTTATTAGAAAAAACTTTGGAGCTGGCAAAAACTTAAGTTTATTTCTTCAGGCCGAAGGTAGATACTCTTTATACGAGAGAAAAGATTCAAATTCTGATAGTTATGAAGATCCCCAAAAAAAAATATTCATTGGCTTAAGACCAGGACTCAACTATTTTTTAAGTAATAAAATAGCATTAGAAGCTACTATTGGTAGTCTTGGGTACAATTATAGTTCTTATAAATATCGTATTGACTCATTTATCACTAAAAGAGAAAGCAACACATTTAATTTTGATTTATCAACAAGTAATATTAATCTAGGGGTTTTAATCCTTCTTTAA
- a CDS encoding DMT family transporter gives MSKRTLAILACLGATTIYGLNHTIAKGVMPTYIKPFGFIMVRLLGASFLFWLCSLFIPNQKIERRDWGRLFLCALTGMGINMLSFFKGLELSTPINSAVLITIVPILVVVMSAIFIKEKVTLQKGLGIGLGLIGALFLILYGAELRQDAPNIPLGNILFVVNAISFGTYLILIKKLLEKYHMFTLLKWLFTIGLVLCFPVTISEFREIEWSTIPTSGIGSIVFVIVGTTFLTYLFNVYGLSKLKASTVSAFSYAQPLIGILFAVVTGKDTLTTVKVAGTVLVILGLYLATKKPKLPVNV, from the coding sequence GTGAGTAAAAGAACACTGGCCATATTAGCCTGTTTAGGGGCAACTACAATTTATGGTTTAAACCATACTATTGCAAAAGGTGTTATGCCAACCTATATAAAACCTTTTGGTTTTATTATGGTACGTTTATTAGGAGCTTCTTTTTTGTTTTGGTTGTGTTCCTTATTTATACCTAATCAAAAAATAGAACGTAGAGACTGGGGCAGATTGTTTTTGTGTGCCTTAACAGGTATGGGTATTAATATGCTTAGTTTTTTTAAGGGGTTAGAATTATCTACGCCAATTAATAGTGCGGTATTAATTACAATTGTACCCATTTTAGTAGTTGTAATGTCTGCTATTTTTATAAAAGAAAAAGTAACACTACAAAAAGGCTTGGGTATTGGATTAGGATTGATAGGAGCATTGTTTTTGATTTTGTACGGAGCAGAATTAAGACAGGATGCACCCAATATTCCGTTGGGTAATATTTTATTTGTTGTAAACGCTATTAGTTTTGGTACATATTTAATATTGATAAAAAAGCTATTAGAAAAATACCATATGTTTACATTGTTAAAATGGCTGTTTACAATTGGTCTTGTACTTTGTTTTCCGGTTACAATTTCAGAATTTAGAGAAATTGAATGGAGCACAATACCAACTAGTGGTATTGGCTCTATTGTGTTTGTTATAGTAGGAACTACGTTTTTAACCTATTTATTTAACGTATACGGGTTGTCAAAATTAAAAGCATCTACAGTAAGCGCTTTTTCTTATGCACAACCACTAATAGGTATTTTATTTGCGGTAGTAACGGGTAAAGATACTTTAACTACGGTAAAAGTGGCGGGCACAGTTTTGGTTATTTTAGGGCTGTACTTGGCAACTAAAAAACCCAAATTACCAGTAAATGTCTAA
- a CDS encoding DUF3298 and DUF4163 domain-containing protein has product MNHKFFLFLFLVVLIGCNNKKEISFETLTISTEKEINKPLVVVNVPKAIKETKVAAAINKVIKDKIISLLIFDDEVVVDNIDDAISSLNEEFLSVKEKLPGDATRWEVTIDGEVAYETDKIITIDLETYEFTGGAHGYESSILLNFDAVKGELIPNEELFASKEAFYNLAEATFRAQEKIPTDVPINDTGFMFEEEVFTLPDNIGYTKTGLRLLYNTYEVGSYADGQIEVLLPYAEVNKMLAIKGKEKE; this is encoded by the coding sequence ATGAATCATAAATTTTTCTTATTCCTTTTTTTAGTCGTATTAATTGGTTGTAATAACAAAAAAGAAATTTCTTTTGAGACCTTAACTATTTCAACAGAAAAAGAAATAAATAAACCTTTGGTTGTAGTAAATGTACCAAAAGCCATAAAAGAAACAAAAGTAGCGGCAGCAATTAATAAAGTTATAAAAGATAAAATAATTTCGCTTTTAATTTTTGATGACGAGGTGGTTGTTGATAATATTGATGATGCCATTTCTTCTTTAAACGAAGAGTTTTTAAGTGTAAAAGAAAAATTACCAGGAGATGCAACACGCTGGGAGGTAACCATAGATGGCGAAGTAGCTTATGAAACTGATAAAATAATTACAATAGATTTAGAAACTTACGAATTTACAGGAGGTGCGCACGGTTATGAATCTAGTATTTTATTAAATTTTGATGCTGTAAAAGGAGAATTAATACCAAATGAAGAATTGTTTGCAAGTAAAGAAGCATTTTATAATTTGGCAGAAGCTACATTTAGAGCTCAAGAAAAAATACCAACAGACGTTCCTATTAATGATACTGGTTTTATGTTTGAAGAAGAGGTTTTTACTCTGCCAGATAACATAGGTTATACTAAAACAGGGTTAAGATTGCTTTACAACACATATGAAGTTGGCTCTTATGCAGACGGGCAAATAGAAGTTTTATTACCATATGCAGAAGTAAACAAAATGTTAGCAATAAAAGGTAAAGAAAAAGAGTAA
- a CDS encoding DinB family protein: protein MEYLLDTSKQIRKILLKILEETPRELLLEIPKNFNNNIWWNIAHVVVTQQLLVYKFSGMPMLVSDEMVEKFKKGTYPDGKVTDEEITQIKDLLFSTLKQTEADYKAGNFKNYNAYTTSLNVTLSNAVEAMKFNALHEGIHIGAILALKRNVGK, encoded by the coding sequence GTGGAATATTTACTTGACACTTCTAAGCAAATTAGAAAAATATTACTTAAAATTTTAGAAGAAACTCCTAGAGAATTACTTTTAGAAATACCTAAAAACTTTAATAATAATATTTGGTGGAACATTGCACACGTTGTAGTTACACAACAACTATTAGTATACAAGTTTAGTGGTATGCCTATGCTTGTTTCTGATGAAATGGTAGAAAAATTTAAAAAAGGCACTTACCCTGATGGAAAAGTTACTGATGAAGAAATAACACAAATTAAAGATCTTTTGTTTTCTACTTTAAAACAAACAGAAGCAGATTACAAAGCGGGCAACTTTAAAAATTACAACGCATACACAACAAGCCTTAATGTAACGTTAAGTAACGCTGTAGAAGCTATGAAATTTAATGCCTTACATGAAGGAATACATATAGGTGCTATTTTAGCCCTAAAAAGAAACGTTGGCAAATAA
- the gdhA gene encoding NADP-specific glutamate dehydrogenase: MEAKINAFMDEVKTRNGHEPEFIQAVQEVAETVIPYIADHDIYNGKNILLRMVEPERLISFRVSWVDDNGNIHVNRGYRVQMNSAIGPYKGGLRFHPSVNASILKFLAFEQVFKNSLTTLPMGGGKGGSDFDPKGKSDDEVMRFCHAFMAELCRHIGPNTDVPAGDIGVGGREIGFLFGMYKKIRNEFTGVLTGKGRSWGGSLIRPEATGYGTVYFAESMLKTQGQDFSGKNVVISGSGNVAQFAAEKALQLGAKVLTLSDSQGYILDKDGIDAEKLAFVMDLKNNRRGRISEYADKYASATFHKGETPWNVACDIALPCATQNELGGDDAKALIKNGCICVAEGANMPSTPEAIHEYHEAKILFAPGKASNAGGVATSGLEMSQNSLRISWTREEVDQRLKTIMEDIHNSCIEYGKDKDGYCNYVKGANIAGFVKVADAMLAQGVI, from the coding sequence ATGGAAGCAAAAATAAATGCATTTATGGATGAGGTGAAGACCCGTAACGGTCATGAACCTGAATTTATCCAAGCGGTACAAGAAGTTGCCGAGACAGTAATCCCCTATATTGCTGATCATGATATTTACAATGGCAAAAACATACTTTTACGTATGGTAGAGCCTGAAAGATTAATTTCTTTTAGAGTATCATGGGTAGATGATAATGGAAACATCCATGTAAATAGAGGCTACAGAGTACAAATGAACTCTGCTATAGGACCTTATAAGGGTGGTTTACGTTTTCACCCAAGTGTAAACGCAAGTATTCTTAAATTCTTAGCTTTTGAGCAGGTATTTAAAAATAGTTTAACTACACTACCAATGGGTGGTGGTAAAGGTGGATCTGATTTTGACCCTAAAGGAAAATCTGATGATGAAGTAATGCGTTTTTGCCATGCATTTATGGCAGAACTTTGTCGCCATATTGGACCAAATACAGATGTACCTGCTGGTGACATTGGTGTTGGAGGTAGAGAAATAGGATTCCTTTTTGGAATGTACAAAAAAATAAGAAATGAGTTTACTGGTGTTTTAACAGGTAAAGGACGTTCTTGGGGTGGTTCTTTAATTAGGCCAGAAGCTACCGGTTACGGTACAGTTTACTTTGCAGAAAGCATGCTTAAGACTCAAGGACAAGATTTTTCTGGTAAAAATGTAGTTATTTCTGGTTCTGGTAATGTTGCACAATTTGCTGCAGAAAAAGCATTACAATTAGGAGCTAAAGTTTTAACATTATCAGATTCTCAGGGTTACATCTTAGATAAAGATGGTATAGATGCTGAGAAACTTGCTTTTGTAATGGATCTTAAAAACAATAGAAGAGGTCGTATATCTGAATATGCAGATAAATATGCTTCTGCAACTTTTCATAAAGGAGAAACTCCTTGGAATGTTGCTTGTGATATTGCTTTACCATGTGCTACGCAGAATGAGTTAGGTGGTGATGATGCCAAAGCATTAATTAAAAACGGATGTATTTGTGTTGCTGAAGGTGCAAATATGCCTTCTACTCCAGAAGCTATTCATGAGTATCATGAAGCAAAAATATTATTTGCTCCAGGTAAGGCTTCTAATGCTGGTGGTGTTGCAACTTCTGGTTTAGAAATGTCTCAGAACTCTTTACGTATTAGCTGGACAAGAGAAGAAGTAGACCAAAGATTAAAAACAATTATGGAGGATATTCATAATTCATGTATTGAGTACGGTAAGGATAAAGATGGCTACTGTAACTATGTAAAAGGAGCAAATATTGCTGGTTTTGTTAAGGTTGCAGACGCTATGTTAGCTCAAGGCGTTATTTAA
- a CDS encoding YheT family hydrolase produces MPILQPFYNPPLLFKSGHFSTLYTGLFRSVEVPTQKRERIQLSDGDFLDLDWSFTSNKTDKVAVVVHGLEGNAQRPYILGATRELLLCNYNVCAVNLRGCSGETNVLFRSYHSGATEDLDAVVQHILGLKMYSKIVLQGFSLGGNLILKYLGENRQRPPEIKAGVGVSVPCSLASSLEELLKPKNILYATNFKKRLLEKLRIKQEQFPDKIDVSEIKKIKTLKDFDDVYTSRANGFVDALDYYTKASCLQFLSEIKVPTIILNAKNDSFLGEACYPVNEAEKNRNLFLEMPLYGGHVGFYGDNNITYAEKRAVKFLEEQV; encoded by the coding sequence ATGCCAATATTACAACCATTTTACAATCCGCCTTTACTTTTTAAAAGTGGACATTTTTCTACACTCTACACGGGTTTATTTAGATCTGTAGAAGTGCCAACACAAAAAAGAGAGCGCATACAATTATCAGATGGTGATTTTTTAGATTTAGATTGGAGTTTTACATCTAACAAGACAGATAAAGTTGCTGTAGTTGTACATGGTTTAGAGGGTAATGCACAGCGTCCTTACATTTTAGGAGCAACAAGAGAGCTTTTGTTATGTAATTATAATGTGTGTGCAGTAAATTTAAGAGGTTGTAGCGGAGAAACAAATGTACTGTTTAGGTCTTACCACTCTGGTGCAACAGAAGATCTAGATGCTGTTGTGCAGCATATTTTGGGCTTAAAAATGTATTCTAAAATTGTATTGCAAGGTTTTAGTTTGGGAGGTAATTTAATTTTGAAGTATTTAGGAGAAAATAGGCAAAGGCCACCAGAAATTAAAGCGGGTGTAGGTGTTTCTGTTCCTTGTAGTTTGGCTAGTTCTTTAGAAGAATTGTTAAAGCCCAAAAATATACTGTATGCAACCAACTTTAAAAAACGTTTGCTTGAGAAGTTGCGAATAAAACAGGAGCAATTTCCAGATAAAATAGATGTATCAGAAATAAAAAAAATTAAAACTTTAAAAGATTTTGATGATGTGTACACCAGTAGGGCAAATGGATTTGTAGATGCTTTGGATTATTATACTAAGGCAAGTTGCTTACAGTTTTTATCAGAAATAAAAGTGCCTACTATAATTTTGAATGCAAAAAATGATTCTTTTTTAGGTGAAGCTTGTTATCCTGTTAATGAAGCAGAGAAAAATAGGAATTTGTTTTTAGAAATGCCGTTGTACGGAGGACACGTTGGGTTCTATGGCGACAATAACATTACGTATGCAGAAAAAAGGGCAGTTAAATTTTTAGAAGAGCAGGTTTAA
- the recO gene encoding DNA repair protein RecO: protein MQVTTKAIVLSALKYGDNSLIVKTYTLSDGLKSYLLKGILSSKKGKIKAAYFQPLTQLELVATHKNKGTLESIREAKTSYHYQTLHTNIAKNAMTQFLAEMLSNSLLEEEPNENLFNYIEAALQWLDTETQIANFHLHFLLSITKYLGFYPDNKNDDFFYFDLLEGSFTNKPTLNPILEGKNLNYFKTFLGINFDAIETVKMNKTDRQELLKSLILYFELHLQGFRKPKSLVILNEIFR from the coding sequence ATGCAAGTAACCACAAAAGCTATTGTACTTTCTGCACTTAAATATGGCGACAATAGTTTAATTGTAAAAACATATACGTTATCAGACGGGTTAAAATCTTACTTACTAAAAGGAATTTTATCTTCAAAAAAAGGAAAAATTAAAGCGGCTTATTTCCAACCTTTAACTCAATTAGAACTTGTTGCTACACATAAAAATAAAGGTACTCTAGAAAGCATTAGAGAAGCTAAAACTAGTTATCACTACCAAACATTACACACTAATATTGCAAAAAATGCAATGACGCAATTTTTAGCAGAAATGCTAAGTAATAGTTTGTTAGAAGAAGAGCCTAATGAAAACCTTTTTAACTATATAGAAGCTGCACTACAATGGCTAGACACAGAAACACAAATAGCTAATTTTCATCTTCATTTTTTATTAAGCATAACCAAGTATTTAGGATTTTATCCTGACAATAAAAATGATGATTTTTTCTATTTTGATTTATTAGAAGGAAGTTTTACCAATAAACCCACTCTAAACCCCATATTAGAAGGAAAAAATTTAAATTACTTTAAAACCTTCTTAGGCATAAATTTTGATGCAATAGAAACAGTTAAAATGAATAAAACTGATAGGCAAGAGTTATTAAAATCGCTTATCTTATATTTTGAATTACACTTACAAGGATTTAGAAAACCAAAGTCTCTTGTTATATTAAATGAAATTTTTCGTTAG
- a CDS encoding NAD(P)H-dependent flavin oxidoreductase, producing MRTIAPFVKDLSLPVIAAPMFLISGPKLVIECCKNGIVGTFPALNQRTSEGFEEWLIQIKEELKAFEEETGKKAAPFGVNLIVHQTNPRLEADLMLCIKHKVPLIITSLGAVSQVVDAVHSYGGLVFHDVIKKRHAEKASEAGVDGLIVVAAGAGGHAGTLNPMPLVAEIKKFFTKTVILSGCISTGRDIASARQMGADVAYMGTRFINTVESKATEDYKKMIIDAGASDVVYTASISGVHANFLGASLKAAGITEEDLKKDTKIDFGKEMDTEAKAWKTIWSAGQGVTNISNAVPVTELVATLKTEFVEAIEEQKKLLEVYPK from the coding sequence ATGAGAACAATTGCCCCATTTGTAAAAGATCTTTCCCTGCCGGTAATAGCCGCACCAATGTTTTTAATTTCTGGACCAAAATTGGTTATAGAATGCTGTAAAAATGGAATAGTAGGTACTTTTCCTGCACTTAATCAAAGAACAAGTGAAGGTTTTGAAGAGTGGTTAATTCAGATTAAAGAAGAGCTAAAAGCTTTTGAGGAAGAAACAGGTAAAAAAGCTGCTCCGTTTGGTGTTAATTTAATTGTACACCAAACAAACCCTAGATTAGAGGCAGATCTTATGTTATGCATAAAACATAAGGTACCGCTAATAATAACATCTTTAGGTGCGGTGTCACAAGTAGTAGACGCGGTACATAGTTATGGAGGATTAGTTTTTCATGATGTTATAAAAAAACGTCATGCGGAAAAAGCTTCAGAAGCTGGTGTAGACGGTTTAATAGTTGTTGCTGCTGGTGCAGGTGGTCATGCAGGCACATTAAATCCTATGCCTTTGGTTGCAGAAATTAAAAAGTTCTTTACTAAAACAGTTATATTATCTGGTTGTATTAGTACAGGAAGAGATATTGCTTCTGCAAGACAGATGGGGGCAGATGTTGCTTATATGGGTACGCGTTTTATAAATACTGTAGAAAGTAAGGCAACAGAAGATTATAAAAAAATGATTATTGATGCAGGTGCTAGTGATGTTGTTTATACAGCATCTATATCTGGTGTGCATGCTAACTTTTTAGGAGCAAGTTTAAAAGCAGCTGGTATTACAGAAGAAGATTTAAAAAAGGATACTAAAATAGATTTTGGTAAAGAGATGGATACCGAGGCTAAAGCATGGAAAACAATTTGGTCTGCTGGGCAAGGTGTAACTAATATTAGTAACGCTGTCCCTGTAACTGAGTTAGTAGCCACCTTAAAAACTGAATTTGTAGAGGCTATTGAAGAGCAAAAGAAATTATTAGAAGTGTACCCTAAATAA